A part of Aegilops tauschii subsp. strangulata cultivar AL8/78 chromosome 2, Aet v6.0, whole genome shotgun sequence genomic DNA contains:
- the LOC109737106 gene encoding LOW QUALITY PROTEIN: 5'-3' exoribonuclease 3-like (The sequence of the model RefSeq protein was modified relative to this genomic sequence to represent the inferred CDS: deleted 4 bases in 2 codons) produces the protein MGVPAFYRWLAEKYPMVVVDVVEEEAVEIDGVKAPIDTSKPNANGLEFDNLYLDMNGIIHPCFHPDDRPSPTTFAEVFQCMFDYIDRLFVMVRPRKLLYMAIDGVAPRAKMNQQPSRRFRAAKDAADAAEEEEKLRQEFEREGRKLPPKQESQTCDSNVITPGTEFMAVLSVALQYYIHLRLNYDLGWKKIKVILSDANVPGEGEHKIMSYIRGNRNLCNELNANTRHCLYGLDADLIMLALATHEVHFSILREVVFTPGQQDKCFLCGQVGHLAAKCEGKAKRKAGEFDEKGDEIVPKKPYQFLNIWTLREYLEYEFSMPNPPFKIDLEHIIDDFIFMCFFVGNDFLPHMPTLEIREGAINLLIAVYKKEFPNMGGYLTDTCTPDLNRVEHFIQAVGSYEDKIFQKRARLHQRQAERIKRDKAQAKRGDDLDPHVSGDLIVPVARFQGSRLASGAVASPYEHNGPHKDSTEKGGRAQKARVSSSDSSLSAAVVEAEISVEAQAHENKEELKSMLKVALRDKSDLFNSENAEEDKIKLGEPGWRERYYEDKFGARTPEQIEEIRRDVVLKYTEGLCWVMHYYYEGVCSWQWFYPYHYAPFASDLKGLGQLNISFELGSPFKPFDQLMGVFPAASSHALPLRYRQLMTDQSSSIIDFYPIDFEVDMNGKRFSWQGIAKLPFIDEARLLSEIEKVEHTLTPEEARRNSTMYNMLFVNSLHPIAPYIYSLGNKFGHLPDNERNEIKEPLEPSASGGMSGYISLCGGDPSPPVFRSPVDGLEDIMDNQVICSIYKLPDPHKHIARPPAGVIMPKKIVEAGDLKPPPVLWHEDNGRRPHDDTRRHCDNSSRQNPAGSIQQGRQLGEAAHRLVANSLNIRSSGQYTSARPYQTIMSGLHYPNGMPPWMEQPAGHPGWHVPSDNLPYGQAPAYVLPSGSGHQYTRDNRGRHQPYARDSHSDSRGAGRHPSRYHQNSSSNAYSSYHAPPSSGFG, from the exons ATGGGCGTCCCGGCGTTCTACCGGTGGCTGGCGGAGAAGTacccgatggtggtggtggacgtggtggaggaggaggccgtcGAGATCGACGGCGTGAAGGCGCCCATCGACACCTCCAAGCCCAAC GCCAACGGCCTCGAGTTCGACAACCTCTACCTCGACATGAACGGGATTATACACCCCTGCTTCCACCCCGACGACAGG CCCTCGCCAACGACATTTGCTGAGGTCTTCCAGTGCATGTTCGATTACATAGACAGGCTCTTTGTCATGGTTCGCCCTCGCAAGCTTCTCTACATGGCCATTG ATGGTGTGGCTCCTCGTGCTAAGATGAACCAGCAACCCTCTAGACGATTCAGAGCTGCAAAAGATGCTGCTGATGCG gccgaagaagaagaaaaactgcGTCAAGAGTTTGAGAGGGAAGGAAGAAAGCTTCCTCCAAAGCAGGAATCACAAACCTGTGACTCTAATGTTATTACTCCCGGAACAGAGTTCATGGCTGTTCTATCAGTTGCTTTGCAGTACTACATCCACCTCAGGTTGAATTATGATCTTGGATGGAAAAAAATTAAA GTTATTCTTTCTGATGCCAATGTTCCTGGTGAAGGGGAACACAAAATCATGTCCTACATTCGTGGCAATAGGAACCTCTGTAATGAACTTAACGCAAATACCCGACAT TGCCTGTATGGCCTG GATGCAGATCTAATCATGTTAGCTCTAGCAACACACGAAGTACACTTCTCCATACTGAGAGAG GTGGTGTTTACACCTGGACAGCAGGACAAATGCTTCCTGTGTGGTCAAGTTGGACATCTAGCAGCAAAGTGTGAAGGAAAGGCAAAACGGAAAGCTGGGGAGTTTGATGAGAAGGGTGATGAAATAGTACCGAAGAAACCTTACCAG TTCTTGAATATATGGACCCTACGAGAGTACCTAGAATACGAGTTCAGCATGCCAAATCCACCTTTCAAGATTGATCTTGAACACATCATTGATGATTTCATCTTCATGTGCTTTTTTGTTGGCAATGATTTTCTTCCACACATGCCGACACTAGAGATTCGTGAG GGAGCTATTAATTTGCTAATTGCTGTATACAAGAAGGAATTTCCTAATATGGGTGGCTATTTAACTGACACTTGCACG CCGGATCTGAATAGAGTTGAACACTTCATTCAAGCAGTTGGTTCATACGAGGATAAAATATTTCAGAAAAGAGCTCGTTTGCACCAG CGTCAAGCTGAAAGAATAAAACGTGATAAAGCCCAAGCAAAGCGAGGCGATGATCTGGATCCCCATGTCAGTGGTGATCTTATTGTACCTGTTGCGCGGTTCCAAGGGTCTCGCCTTGCCTCTGGGGCTGTGGCTTCACCATATGAACATAATGGACCTCATAAAGATAGCACGGAAAAGGGCGGTCGAGCTCAGAAAGCACGTGTATCATCTTCAGATTCCAGCCTTTCTGCTGCTGTTGTTGAAGCTGAAATTAGCGTCGAGGCACAG GCACATGAAAACAAAGAAGAACTGAAGTCAATGCTTAAAGTCGCACTTCGTGATAAATCAGATCTTTTTAATTCTGAAAATGCAGAGGAGGACAAG ATAAAGCTTGGAGAACCAGGATGGAGGGAAAGGTATTATGAAGACAAGTTTGGGGCAAGAACACCTGAGCAAATTGAAGAAATACGTAGAGATGTT GTTCTCAAATATACTGAAGGTCTGTGTTGGGTAATGCACTACTATTATGAAGGTGTCTGCTCATGGCAATG GTTTTACCCTTATCACTATGCCCCTTTTGCTTCGGATTTAAAAGGTTTAGGCCAGCTTAATATATCTTTTGAACTTGGGTCACCATTCAAACCTTTCGATCAGCTTATGGGAGTATTCCCAGCGGCGAG CTCACATGCACTCCCTCTACGGTATCGGCAGTTGATGACTGATCAAAGTTCGTCGATAATTGATTTTTATCCCATTG ATTTTGAAGTAGATATGAATGGAAAGAGATTTTCTTGGCAG GGGATAGCCAAACTGCCCTTCATTGATGAAGCTAGGTTGCTGTCTGAGATTGAAAAGGTCGAGCATACTTTGACG CCTGAAGAAGCAAGACGAAACAGTACAATGTACAACATGCTTTTTGTGAATAGCTTGCACCCAATTGCGCCTTATATCTACTCTCTCGGCAACAAATTCGGACATCTGCCCGATAATGAGCGAAATGAAATTAAAGAGCCACTCGAGCCTTCTGCCAG TGGAGGAATGAGTGGTTACATCTCACTTTGTGGTGGGGATCCAAGTCCGCCTGTCTTCAGATCTCCTGTGGATGGACTGGAGGATATTATGGACAATCAAGTGAT ATGCTCAATTTACAAGCTTCCGGATCCTCACAAGCACATAGCGCGTCCACCTGCTGGTGTTATCATGCCCAAGAAG ATTGTTGAAGCTGGTGATCTGAAACCACCACCTGTGCTGTGGCATGAAGACAATGGCAGGAGGCCTCATGATGATACCAGGAGGCATTGTGATAACAGCAGCAG GCAAAACCCTGCAGGATCAATACAGCAGGGCCGCCAACTAGGGGAGGCTGCACACCGATTAGTTGCAAACAGCTTGAATATTCGCAGCAGCGGGCAATACACCTCGGCTAGGCCATATCAAACTATAATGAGTGGTCTGCATTATCCAAATGGAATGCCACCATGGATGGAGCAGCCTGCCGGACACCCTGGTTGGCATGTTCCTAGTGATAATCTACCCTATGGTCAGGCACCGGCCTATGTGCTGCCATCAGGATCAGGTCACCAGTATACAAGGGATAATCGCGGAAGGCACCAACCATATGCAAGAGACAGCCACAGCGATTCAAGAGGAGCGGGCCGGCATCCATCTCGATACCATCAGAATAGTAGCAGCAACGCATATTCATCATATCATGCTCCTCCGTCATCGGGTTTTGGATGA